The following are encoded together in the Cicer arietinum cultivar CDC Frontier isolate Library 1 chromosome 2, Cicar.CDCFrontier_v2.0, whole genome shotgun sequence genome:
- the LOC101511246 gene encoding uncharacterized protein: MTKLIELLPKEYGFVVIILVLYCFLNFYITFHVGKARKKYNVFYPTLYASESENKDAKLFNCVQRGHQNSLETMPIFFMLMILGGFKHPSICAVLGIVYTVARYFYFTGYATGEPKNRIKLGGFFMPALLGLMLCTLSCGWSLLNQPASH; encoded by the exons ATGACGAAACTGATTGAATTGTTGCCAAAAGAATATGGCTTTGTTGTGATAATTCTCGTTCTCTATTGCTTTCTCAATTTCTACATTACCTTTCATGTTGGCAAAGCTCGCAAGAA GTACAACGTCTTTTATCCAACCCTTTATGCTTCTGAATCTGAAAACAAAGATGCCAAGCTCTTCAACTGCGTTCAG AGAGGACACCAAAACTCTCTGGAAACAATGCCAATATTCTTCATGCTCATGATTTTGGGAGGGTTTAAGCATCCCTCCATTTGTGCTGTCCTTGGAATAGTTTACACTGTTGCTAGATATTTCTACTTCACAGGCTATGCCACTGGCGAACCTAAGAACCGTATCAAACTCgg GGGATTTTTTATGCCGGCGCTACTGGGGCTTATGTTGTGCACACTTTCATGTGGATGGAGTCTTCTAAATCAGCCCGCTAGCCACTGA